A single Pan troglodytes isolate AG18354 chromosome 19, NHGRI_mPanTro3-v2.0_pri, whole genome shotgun sequence DNA region contains:
- the COX11 gene encoding cytochrome c oxidase assembly protein COX11, mitochondrial isoform X3 — MGGLWRPAWRGVAFCGWRWIHPGSPTRAAERVEPFLRPEWSGTGGAERGLRWLGTWKRCSLRVRHPALQPPRRPKSSNPFTRAQEEERRRQNKTTLTYVAAVAVGMLGASYAAVPLYRLYCQTTGLGGSAVAGHASDKIENMVPVKDRIIKISFNADVHASLQWNFRPQQTEIYVVPGETALAFYRAKNPTDKPVIGISTYNIVPFEAGQYFNKIQVYSKEMWHLMKRKTRRCGSPTDYFRKPRKKMAWIRKISTVGAFATYPGRP, encoded by the exons ATGGGAGGGCTCTGGCGTCCTGCATGGAGGGGCGTCGCTTTCTGTGGCTGGCGCTGGATCCACCCTGGGTCTCCAACCAGGGCTGCAGAGAGGGTAGAGCCGTTTCTTAGGCCAGAGTGGAGTGGGACAGGAGGTGCCGAGAGAGGACTGAGGTGGCTTGGGACATGGAAGCGCTGCAGCCTTCGAGTCCGGCATCCAGCATTGCAGCCGCCGCGGCGGCCTAAGAGCTCGAACCCTTTCACGCGCGCGCAGGAGGAGGAGCGGCGGCGGCAGAACAAGACGACCCTCACTTACGTGGCCGCTGTCGCCGTGGGCATGCTGGGGGCGTCCTACGCTGCCGTACCCCTTTATCGCCTCTATTGCCAG ACTACTGGACTTGGAGGATCAGCAGTTGCAGGTCATGCCtcagacaagattgaaaacaTGGTGCCTGTTAAAGATCGAAtcattaaaattagctttaatgCAGATGTGCATGCAAGTCTCCAGTGGAACTTTAGACCTCAGCAAACAGAAATATAT GTGGTGCCAGGAGAGACTGCACTGGCGTTTTACAGAGCTAAGAATCCTACTGACAAACCAGTAATTGGAATTTCTACATACAATATTGTTCCATTTGAAGCTGGACAGTATTTCAATAAAATACAG GTCTATAGTAAAGAGATGTGGCATCTGatgaaaaggaagacaagaagatgCGGCAGCCCTACAGACTACTTCAGGAAGCCCAGGAAGAAGATGGCATGG ATTAGAAAAATTTCAACTGTAGGTGCCTTTGCAACCTATCCTGGGAGACCCTAA
- the COX11 gene encoding cytochrome c oxidase assembly protein COX11, mitochondrial isoform X1, giving the protein MGGLWRPAWRGVAFCGWRWIHPGSPTRAAERVEPFLRPEWSGTGGAERGLRWLGTWKRCSLRVRHPALQPPRRPKSSNPFTRAQEEERRRQNKTTLTYVAAVAVGMLGASYAAVPLYRLYCQTTGLGGSAVAGHASDKIENMVPVKDRIIKISFNADVHASLQWNFRPQQTEIYVVPGETALAFYRAKNPTDKPVIGISTYNIVPFEAGQYFNKIQVYSKEMWHLMKRKTRRCGSPTDYFRKPRKKMAWVSDQGPHHGTQGLPTLGPKQCAYWKQKGC; this is encoded by the exons ATGGGAGGGCTCTGGCGTCCTGCATGGAGGGGCGTCGCTTTCTGTGGCTGGCGCTGGATCCACCCTGGGTCTCCAACCAGGGCTGCAGAGAGGGTAGAGCCGTTTCTTAGGCCAGAGTGGAGTGGGACAGGAGGTGCCGAGAGAGGACTGAGGTGGCTTGGGACATGGAAGCGCTGCAGCCTTCGAGTCCGGCATCCAGCATTGCAGCCGCCGCGGCGGCCTAAGAGCTCGAACCCTTTCACGCGCGCGCAGGAGGAGGAGCGGCGGCGGCAGAACAAGACGACCCTCACTTACGTGGCCGCTGTCGCCGTGGGCATGCTGGGGGCGTCCTACGCTGCCGTACCCCTTTATCGCCTCTATTGCCAG ACTACTGGACTTGGAGGATCAGCAGTTGCAGGTCATGCCtcagacaagattgaaaacaTGGTGCCTGTTAAAGATCGAAtcattaaaattagctttaatgCAGATGTGCATGCAAGTCTCCAGTGGAACTTTAGACCTCAGCAAACAGAAATATAT GTGGTGCCAGGAGAGACTGCACTGGCGTTTTACAGAGCTAAGAATCCTACTGACAAACCAGTAATTGGAATTTCTACATACAATATTGTTCCATTTGAAGCTGGACAGTATTTCAATAAAATACAG GTCTATAGTAAAGAGATGTGGCATCTGatgaaaaggaagacaagaagatgCGGCAGCCCTACAGACTACTTCAGGAAGCCCAGGAAGAAGATGGCATGGGTGAGTGACCAGGGCCCCCACCATGGAACTCAGGGCCTGCCTACACTGGGGCCCAAACAATGTGCTTACTGGAAGCAGAAAGGATGCTAG
- the COX11 gene encoding cytochrome c oxidase assembly protein COX11, mitochondrial isoform X4: MGGLWRPAWRGVAFCGWRWIHPGSPTRAAERVEPFLRPEWSGTGGAERGLRWLGTWKRCSLRVRHPALQPPRRPKSSNPFTRAQEEERRRQNKTTLTYVAAVAVGMLGASYAAVPLYRLYCQTTGLGGSAVAGHASDKIENMVPVKDRIIKISFNADVHASLQWNFRPQQTEIYVVPGETALAFYRAKNPTDKPVIGISTYNIVPFEAGQYFNKIQASKLHRVYVLESWHL; encoded by the exons ATGGGAGGGCTCTGGCGTCCTGCATGGAGGGGCGTCGCTTTCTGTGGCTGGCGCTGGATCCACCCTGGGTCTCCAACCAGGGCTGCAGAGAGGGTAGAGCCGTTTCTTAGGCCAGAGTGGAGTGGGACAGGAGGTGCCGAGAGAGGACTGAGGTGGCTTGGGACATGGAAGCGCTGCAGCCTTCGAGTCCGGCATCCAGCATTGCAGCCGCCGCGGCGGCCTAAGAGCTCGAACCCTTTCACGCGCGCGCAGGAGGAGGAGCGGCGGCGGCAGAACAAGACGACCCTCACTTACGTGGCCGCTGTCGCCGTGGGCATGCTGGGGGCGTCCTACGCTGCCGTACCCCTTTATCGCCTCTATTGCCAG ACTACTGGACTTGGAGGATCAGCAGTTGCAGGTCATGCCtcagacaagattgaaaacaTGGTGCCTGTTAAAGATCGAAtcattaaaattagctttaatgCAGATGTGCATGCAAGTCTCCAGTGGAACTTTAGACCTCAGCAAACAGAAATATAT GTGGTGCCAGGAGAGACTGCACTGGCGTTTTACAGAGCTAAGAATCCTACTGACAAACCAGTAATTGGAATTTCTACATACAATATTGTTCCATTTGAAGCTGGACAGTATTTCAATAAAATACAG GCTTCAAAGCTGCACAGAGTCTACGTTTTAGAGAGTTGGCACCTTTGA
- the COX11 gene encoding cytochrome c oxidase assembly protein COX11, mitochondrial isoform X2, producing MGGLWRPAWRGVAFCGWRWIHPGSPTRAAERVEPFLRPEWSGTGGAERGLRWLGTWKRCSLRVRHPALQPPRRPKSSNPFTRAQEEERRRQNKTTLTYVAAVAVGMLGASYAAVPLYRLYCQTTGLGGSAVAGHASDKIENMVPVKDRIIKISFNADVHASLQWNFRPQQTEIYVVPGETALAFYRAKNPTDKPVIGISTYNIVPFEAGQYFNKIQCFCFEEQRLNPQEEVDMPVFFYIDPEFAEDPRMIKVDLITLSYTFFEAKEGHKLPVPGYN from the exons ATGGGAGGGCTCTGGCGTCCTGCATGGAGGGGCGTCGCTTTCTGTGGCTGGCGCTGGATCCACCCTGGGTCTCCAACCAGGGCTGCAGAGAGGGTAGAGCCGTTTCTTAGGCCAGAGTGGAGTGGGACAGGAGGTGCCGAGAGAGGACTGAGGTGGCTTGGGACATGGAAGCGCTGCAGCCTTCGAGTCCGGCATCCAGCATTGCAGCCGCCGCGGCGGCCTAAGAGCTCGAACCCTTTCACGCGCGCGCAGGAGGAGGAGCGGCGGCGGCAGAACAAGACGACCCTCACTTACGTGGCCGCTGTCGCCGTGGGCATGCTGGGGGCGTCCTACGCTGCCGTACCCCTTTATCGCCTCTATTGCCAG ACTACTGGACTTGGAGGATCAGCAGTTGCAGGTCATGCCtcagacaagattgaaaacaTGGTGCCTGTTAAAGATCGAAtcattaaaattagctttaatgCAGATGTGCATGCAAGTCTCCAGTGGAACTTTAGACCTCAGCAAACAGAAATATAT GTGGTGCCAGGAGAGACTGCACTGGCGTTTTACAGAGCTAAGAATCCTACTGACAAACCAGTAATTGGAATTTCTACATACAATATTGTTCCATTTGAAGCTGGACAGTATTTCAATAAAATACAG TGCTTCTGTTTTGAAGAACAAAGGCTTAATCCCCAAGAGGAAGTAGATATGCCAGTGTTTTTCTACATTGATCCTGAATTTGCTGAAGATCCAAGAATGATTAAAGTTGATCTTATAACTCTTTCTTACACTTTTTTTGAAGCAAAGGAAGGGCACAAGTTGCCAGTTCCAGGATATAATTGA